The Neobacillus sp. PS3-34 genome has a window encoding:
- a CDS encoding beta-1,6-N-acetylglucosaminyltransferase, whose amino-acid sequence MGKNSGVPRTAYILQIHKNPNQVNKFIKQIISEEVADVFVHLDRKKYDQLKIEVLRSRGVYILQDSIDVKWGDISQVDATLLLIREVLATGKDYDFICFRSGQDMLVKNGFKEFLLNNKNKIFMNAYYVDRKEPHAAFVNVKWPLSTRKLYINSFHPNRVIRRLIACLYGYGWNLLPNKNPLPKNFSIYNGSNWFCIPIDVAKYILEFINDNKWYYETFKNSLVPDEFFFQTIIMNSKYKSEVINNNLMYIKFGESLKSRNNPITLKMEHIDTIQSSNKFFARKFDENVDLPVIEYFSNWVKM is encoded by the coding sequence ATGGGAAAAAATTCTGGCGTTCCACGTACAGCTTATATTTTGCAAATTCATAAGAATCCAAACCAAGTAAATAAGTTTATTAAGCAGATTATTTCAGAAGAAGTAGCTGATGTATTTGTTCATCTTGATAGAAAAAAATACGATCAGTTAAAAATAGAAGTTTTAAGAAGCCGAGGTGTTTATATCTTACAAGATAGCATTGATGTAAAATGGGGGGATATATCCCAAGTTGATGCAACATTACTATTAATCAGAGAAGTCCTCGCTACAGGGAAGGATTACGATTTCATTTGTTTTAGAAGTGGGCAGGATATGTTGGTGAAAAATGGTTTTAAAGAGTTTCTATTGAACAATAAAAATAAAATATTTATGAATGCTTATTATGTTGATAGGAAGGAACCACACGCAGCCTTTGTAAACGTTAAATGGCCATTATCGACACGGAAATTATACATAAATTCTTTTCACCCAAATAGGGTTATCAGAAGACTGATAGCCTGTTTATACGGGTATGGTTGGAATTTGTTACCTAATAAGAACCCACTGCCAAAAAATTTTTCGATTTATAATGGATCTAATTGGTTTTGCATTCCTATAGATGTTGCAAAATATATATTAGAATTTATAAATGATAACAAGTGGTATTATGAGACATTCAAAAATAGTTTGGTTCCCGATGAATTCTTTTTCCAAACTATTATCATGAATTCAAAATATAAATCTGAAGTCATAAATAATAATTTAATGTATATAAAATTTGGCGAGTCACTTAAAAGCAGAAATAACCCAATTACTTTAAAAATGGAACATATTGATACTATACAGAGTTCTAATAAGTTTTTTGCTAGAAAATTTGACGAGAACGTGGATCTACCTGTAATCGAGTATTTTTCAAATTGGGTTAAAATGTGA
- a CDS encoding acyltransferase translates to MRKIFSNFYKANELLEGNVSIYLDLIRGLSAILVVMEHLSSRLFVGYGNLENHNLLVKFLYLLNILGGPAVTLFFVLSGLFISRSVLKALYENKWSWQAYLINRFSRLYVVLIPALILTFILDNIAVNYFGDEGYANAFNNLKDFIGNIFFLQNIFVGVYGSNAPLWSLSYEFWYYMLFPLLFLLFFSNQVKFVKIISLMIAILIISMAGTRLNSYFVIWLIGTLVLLLPKIKFLTRGFIPILALILLLLALPVRPLVMTGRLFTENWTENLFAVDIFIGLAFGFLIYTMLHVVSDKIRNVELRWLDKISKLLAGFSFSLYLIHYPIVNTLYFWGAKNGFSGLQPNLISVIMEIIIVIFICIIAFFFSRITEAQTHIIRKFLVTKNSAFIASFRNKVLSKERVG, encoded by the coding sequence TTGAGAAAGATATTTTCAAATTTCTATAAAGCAAATGAATTGTTAGAGGGAAATGTATCAATTTATTTAGACTTAATTCGCGGGTTATCGGCTATTTTAGTAGTAATGGAACATTTGAGTTCTAGATTGTTTGTGGGGTACGGTAATTTGGAAAATCACAACTTACTTGTTAAGTTTCTCTACCTACTAAATATTCTAGGTGGCCCTGCCGTAACTTTATTTTTTGTACTTAGTGGCTTATTCATTTCAAGATCTGTTCTAAAAGCATTATATGAAAATAAATGGTCATGGCAAGCATATTTGATAAACCGCTTCTCAAGACTTTATGTTGTTTTAATACCTGCCTTAATACTTACGTTTATTTTGGACAATATTGCCGTTAACTACTTTGGGGACGAAGGTTATGCTAATGCTTTTAATAATCTAAAAGATTTTATAGGGAATATTTTTTTTCTTCAAAATATATTTGTAGGAGTTTATGGTTCTAATGCACCATTATGGAGCCTAAGTTATGAATTTTGGTACTATATGTTATTTCCATTATTGTTTCTATTGTTTTTTTCTAACCAAGTAAAATTTGTTAAAATAATTTCCTTAATGATAGCAATCCTAATAATTTCAATGGCTGGAACCCGGTTGAACTCTTATTTTGTAATATGGTTAATAGGAACTTTAGTCCTTTTATTACCAAAAATAAAATTCTTAACACGGGGGTTCATCCCAATACTAGCCCTTATTTTATTATTATTAGCTTTGCCTGTTCGACCTCTGGTGATGACTGGAAGGTTATTTACAGAGAATTGGACAGAGAATTTATTTGCTGTAGACATTTTTATAGGATTAGCTTTTGGTTTTCTAATTTATACGATGCTACACGTTGTATCCGATAAAATCAGAAACGTTGAACTTAGGTGGCTTGATAAGATATCAAAGTTGCTTGCTGGTTTTTCATTTAGCCTTTACTTAATTCACTATCCTATTGTAAATACATTATACTTCTGGGGAGCAAAGAATGGTTTTTCTGGCTTACAGCCAAACTTAATATCAGTAATTATGGAAATAATTATTGTTATTTTTATTTGTATTATAGCATTTTTCTTCTCGAGAATAACGGAAGCACAAACTCATATAATACGCAAATTTCTTGTAACAAAAAATAGTGCCTTTATTGCTAGTTTCCGTAATAAAGTACTAAGCAAGGAAAGAGTAGGATAA
- a CDS encoding glycosyltransferase family 2 protein gives MYFFGGNIPILTIVVPCYNEESVLNETTIRLTRVIEELIMDHSISKDSQILYVDDGSIDHTWNTIEDLGHSSPFVKGLKLARNVGHQNALIAGLNIARNQADCVVSIDADLQDDVEVIKEFIQHYQNGYDVVYGVRQERKTDTFFKRTTALAFYKLMKVMGVNIVNNHADYRLISHRVLNCLGEFRETNLFLRGIIPLIGFKSTEVYYDRNERFAGESKYPLRKMLALGWEGITSFSVVPIRFVTYAGFVFMFLCLIASIYILGVKTLGHTASGWTSLMLSIWFIGGIQLIGLGIVGEYIGKIYKESKGRPKYIVELDNYSNPNRINQAIDSKKNKILVKI, from the coding sequence TTGTATTTTTTTGGAGGTAATATACCTATACTAACTATTGTTGTACCTTGTTATAACGAAGAGTCAGTCTTAAATGAAACAACAATACGACTTACAAGAGTAATAGAAGAACTAATTATGGATCACTCTATTTCAAAGGATAGTCAAATTCTATACGTTGATGATGGTAGTATAGATCATACATGGAATACTATAGAGGATTTGGGACATTCGTCTCCATTTGTTAAAGGTTTAAAGCTGGCACGTAACGTAGGACACCAAAATGCCTTAATAGCGGGTCTTAACATAGCTAGAAACCAGGCAGATTGTGTTGTTTCAATTGATGCTGACCTTCAGGATGATGTTGAGGTAATTAAAGAATTTATTCAACATTATCAAAATGGTTATGATGTCGTTTATGGTGTAAGGCAGGAAAGAAAAACGGATACTTTCTTTAAAAGGACTACAGCATTGGCATTTTATAAGTTAATGAAGGTCATGGGTGTTAACATTGTCAATAATCATGCTGACTATCGATTAATAAGTCACAGGGTCCTGAATTGTTTAGGTGAGTTCAGGGAAACTAACTTATTTTTAAGGGGAATCATTCCTTTAATAGGATTTAAATCAACTGAAGTCTATTATGATCGGAATGAAAGGTTTGCAGGTGAATCAAAATATCCTTTAAGAAAAATGCTGGCTTTGGGGTGGGAAGGAATTACGTCTTTTAGCGTAGTACCAATTCGTTTTGTAACTTATGCTGGTTTTGTTTTTATGTTTCTATGTTTAATCGCAAGTATATACATTTTGGGAGTTAAAACTTTAGGACATACTGCTTCAGGTTGGACATCTTTAATGCTATCGATTTGGTTTATTGGCGGAATTCAATTAATAGGACTTGGAATTGTAGGAGAATACATAGGGAAAATATATAAAGAATCGAAGGGTAGACCAAAATATATAGTTGAACTAGATAACTATTCAAATCCTAATAGAATAAATCAGGCAATAGATTCTAAAAAAAACAAAATATTGGTTAAGATTTAA
- a CDS encoding IS3 family transposase, with protein MFKIINAEFVRGQHFTSLEELSRELQDYLHWFNYFRKHGTLG; from the coding sequence ATGTTCAAAATTATTAATGCAGAGTTTGTCAGAGGACAACATTTTACCAGCTTAGAGGAATTGTCGAGAGAATTACAAGACTATCTACATTGGTTTAACTACTTTCGAAAACATGGAACATTAGGGTAG
- a CDS encoding metallophosphoesterase family protein has product MRLAFISDIHGNAVALEAVLEDIRNKKIDKIFVLGDLCFRGPEPKKCLELVQRLDSKIIKGNADEWIIRGIKKGEVVDSAFEIMSMEREWTLSKLDKVDVEFLTNLPVELNLSYETVKIHAFHATPSSLFDIVKPTDPDENIIEKMILDDADIIIYGHIHKPYVRFINGSCVLNVGSVGLPFDGVAKSSYAIIDLQGNSINTSIVRVNYDVDKVVQQFIDSDYPNLKQMATILKNGSV; this is encoded by the coding sequence TTGAGATTAGCTTTTATATCAGACATTCATGGAAATGCAGTTGCATTGGAGGCGGTCTTAGAAGATATAAGAAATAAAAAAATTGATAAAATTTTTGTGCTTGGAGATTTGTGTTTTCGTGGACCGGAACCAAAAAAATGCCTTGAATTAGTTCAAAGACTAGATTCAAAGATAATAAAAGGGAATGCGGACGAATGGATCATACGGGGGATTAAAAAAGGGGAAGTAGTCGATAGTGCATTTGAAATAATGAGTATGGAAAGAGAGTGGACTTTATCAAAATTAGATAAAGTCGATGTAGAGTTTTTAACTAATTTACCTGTTGAACTTAATTTATCGTACGAAACTGTTAAAATACATGCATTTCATGCTACACCGAGCAGTCTGTTTGATATTGTTAAGCCAACTGATCCTGATGAAAACATAATAGAAAAAATGATATTAGATGATGCAGATATTATTATATATGGGCATATACATAAACCTTACGTCAGATTTATCAATGGCAGTTGTGTTTTAAATGTAGGTAGTGTTGGGTTACCTTTTGATGGTGTAGCAAAGTCTTCATATGCAATCATTGACCTACAAGGTAATAGCATTAACACATCAATTGTTCGAGTTAATTATGACGTTGATAAAGTTGTTCAGCAATTTATTGATTCAGACTATCCTAATTTGAAACAAATGGCTACAATCTTAAAAAATGGAAGTGTTTAA
- a CDS encoding metallophosphoesterase, which yields MKRILIKEEAPKISRREFLKLSTTLFLSAIASTPFYSFFLERFWIEVNSVKLSFNRLPAAFSGIKIVQISDLHIGEFYGKSNLVELVKKVNSLKPDILCFTGDLVEDSVDILNECSPVLKQFRSNLLNLAILGNHDYRIGTGKKSRTMSPK from the coding sequence ATGAAAAGGATATTAATAAAAGAAGAAGCACCAAAAATCTCTCGCAGAGAATTCTTAAAATTAAGTACTACCCTTTTCTTAAGTGCAATAGCCTCAACACCATTCTATTCATTTTTCCTGGAACGATTTTGGATAGAAGTAAATTCAGTAAAACTTTCATTTAACCGATTACCCGCTGCATTTTCTGGTATTAAAATAGTGCAAATTAGTGATTTACATATTGGTGAATTTTATGGGAAAAGCAATTTAGTTGAACTTGTTAAAAAGGTGAATAGCTTAAAACCAGATATACTTTGTTTTACGGGAGATTTAGTAGAGGACAGTGTGGATATATTGAATGAGTGTTCGCCTGTTTTAAAGCAATTTCGGTCAAATTTATTAAACCTCGCCATCTTGGGAAATCATGATTACCGAATAGGCACAGGAAAAAAAAGTCGAACAATGTCTCCAAAATAG
- a CDS encoding DUF2535 family protein, whose amino-acid sequence MLFKSLEFKNVVGQKVKVMEIPVLEEDNPYYFMIQVRLQTFIASVYGEKKYHKRYSFRDYLKRAMRWPDYEQLFKNGELKNNA is encoded by the coding sequence TTGTTATTCAAAAGCCTAGAGTTCAAAAATGTTGTTGGACAGAAGGTTAAAGTCATGGAGATTCCTGTATTGGAGGAAGATAACCCTTATTATTTTATGATCCAAGTCCGTTTGCAAACATTCATTGCCTCAGTTTATGGTGAGAAAAAGTATCATAAACGCTATTCCTTTAGGGACTATTTAAAGAGAGCGATGAGATGGCCTGATTATGAGCAGCTTTTTAAAAATGGTGAACTGAAAAATAATGCTTAA
- a CDS encoding DegV family protein, whose product MNKIKIVTDSTVDMSDEMLRKYGIEMVPLAITINGETFLDRIELDSADFIKRMAETNELPKSSQPPAGAFLEVYDRLGEEGYEVLSIHMTGKMSGTVRSAETAAQMSNTMVTVWDSQFVSKALSFQVKEAAIMAQEGKSVAEILNRLEAVRQNSRLYIMVDTLENLVKGGRIGKGKAFIGSLLNIKPIASLEGAEYTPVTKVRSHSQVVKFLGQQFAEDVKGKTIKGVAIAHAEAQELASKIINSVYELTGYRIDDVDYTNSTVTTHTGPGAIALMYYFE is encoded by the coding sequence ATGAACAAAATTAAAATTGTAACTGATTCAACTGTTGATATGTCAGATGAAATGCTGAGAAAGTATGGCATCGAAATGGTTCCTCTGGCAATCACAATTAATGGAGAGACGTTTCTGGACCGGATTGAGCTTGATTCGGCTGATTTTATAAAAAGAATGGCAGAAACAAATGAATTGCCAAAAAGCTCCCAGCCTCCTGCAGGCGCTTTCCTTGAGGTTTATGATCGCCTCGGGGAAGAAGGGTATGAGGTTTTGTCCATACATATGACTGGCAAAATGAGCGGTACGGTCAGGTCTGCTGAAACTGCGGCGCAAATGTCTAATACAATGGTTACAGTTTGGGATTCTCAGTTTGTTTCCAAGGCGCTTTCATTTCAGGTAAAGGAAGCTGCCATAATGGCACAGGAAGGAAAAAGTGTGGCGGAGATTTTGAACCGTCTGGAGGCAGTAAGACAGAATTCACGCCTCTATATTATGGTTGATACGCTTGAAAACCTTGTAAAAGGCGGCCGCATTGGAAAGGGGAAAGCATTTATCGGGTCTCTCCTTAATATAAAGCCGATTGCCTCACTCGAAGGTGCTGAGTATACCCCGGTTACCAAGGTCCGAAGCCACTCTCAGGTTGTTAAATTCCTGGGACAGCAATTTGCAGAGGATGTCAAAGGTAAAACGATTAAAGGGGTGGCAATTGCTCATGCCGAGGCTCAAGAGCTTGCTTCCAAAATTATTAATAGCGTTTATGAGTTAACGGGCTATCGTATTGATGATGTGGATTATACGAATTCTACCGTCACCACACATACTGGTCCAGGTGCTATAGCGTTGATGTATTATTTTGAATAG
- a CDS encoding HAMP domain-containing protein: MYETNQLKDQLTDRATGVASLWSSTISSDDIQKAIAIHDYNHPVVTRLNRIVTMINERNSSYLEGYILEAKENDSNILNIVAASRHYEELGLGSFKTYKAGKMFLHGYETAMQKKEVYSTGPYKDQYGLWITAFSPILNQDGKVVGVLCVDVDASIIESYKRKLAAYLFFAFMIVTIVVYLSLNWGIRKVLAPVNEIIEGINAVSAGNFNVKLQINDHSEMTKLSDRFNLMTSQLSILFEKLSDTYKEFGSLPAKLDKMHRFEEAIGEMEEIIAKSKIQKELQRAKK; the protein is encoded by the coding sequence ATGTACGAAACGAACCAATTGAAGGATCAATTAACTGATAGGGCAACGGGAGTGGCTTCGCTTTGGAGCTCCACCATTTCTTCCGATGATATACAGAAGGCTATTGCAATACATGATTATAATCACCCTGTAGTGACCCGATTGAACAGAATTGTTACTATGATTAATGAGCGTAATTCCTCCTATCTTGAAGGATATATTTTGGAAGCGAAGGAAAACGATTCTAATATACTGAACATTGTTGCTGCCTCCCGCCATTACGAAGAGCTCGGGCTTGGCAGCTTTAAAACCTATAAAGCTGGAAAAATGTTTTTACATGGATATGAAACTGCCATGCAAAAAAAAGAGGTTTATTCCACAGGGCCGTATAAAGATCAATACGGGCTCTGGATTACTGCCTTTTCTCCAATCTTAAACCAGGATGGAAAGGTTGTTGGTGTTCTTTGTGTCGATGTGGATGCCTCCATTATTGAATCCTATAAAAGGAAACTAGCAGCTTACTTATTCTTCGCCTTTATGATTGTCACCATTGTTGTGTATTTATCGTTAAACTGGGGCATACGAAAGGTACTCGCGCCAGTAAATGAAATTATTGAAGGAATCAATGCAGTCAGTGCGGGCAATTTTAATGTCAAATTGCAAATAAACGACCATTCAGAAATGACAAAATTGAGCGATCGTTTTAATTTAATGACTAGTCAGCTTTCTATTTTATTTGAAAAGCTGTCAGATACATACAAGGAGTTCGGAAGTTTGCCTGCTAAACTTGATAAAATGCATCGCTTTGAGGAAGCAATTGGTGAAATGGAAGAGATAATAGCCAAATCGAAAATCCAAAAGGAGCTGCAACGGGCCAAAAAATGA
- a CDS encoding histidine kinase dimerization/phospho-acceptor domain-containing protein has translation MNAIGQLAASVAHEIRNPMTVVKGFLQLFLAKDHLNEEELMYIKLMIEELNRAEIIINDYLSLAQARF, from the coding sequence ATGAATGCGATTGGGCAGCTTGCTGCTTCTGTTGCTCATGAAATCCGCAACCCGATGACAGTGGTGAAGGGGTTCCTGCAACTATTTCTGGCAAAGGATCACTTAAATGAAGAAGAGTTAATGTACATAAAACTGATGATTGAAGAGCTTAATCGAGCGGAAATCATCATAAATGATTACTTATCACTGGCGCAAGCCCGATTTTGA
- a CDS encoding HAMP domain-containing sensor histidine kinase codes for MITYHWRKPDFDSVEKVNAGELAQKAMDLMNSFAMLSKNIESRTFIKDNICIKGNQSELKQVLINILKNGIEAMKSGGTLTLTVRKSGGYGVFEIQDTGVGMAPEELDRLGTAFYSLKEKGTGIGLMVCYQIVERMNGKIDVVSKKEKGTTFSIFIPLWDEDY; via the coding sequence ATGATTACTTATCACTGGCGCAAGCCCGATTTTGATTCGGTCGAAAAAGTGAACGCAGGAGAACTTGCGCAAAAGGCAATGGATTTGATGAATTCTTTTGCAATGTTGTCAAAAAATATCGAGTCGAGGACCTTTATTAAAGATAATATTTGCATTAAAGGGAATCAAAGCGAATTAAAGCAGGTACTGATAAATATCTTAAAGAACGGGATAGAAGCAATGAAATCAGGCGGTACTCTGACACTTACCGTTAGAAAATCAGGTGGTTATGGGGTTTTTGAAATCCAGGATACAGGGGTGGGGATGGCTCCGGAGGAATTAGATAGACTGGGAACTGCCTTTTATTCATTAAAGGAAAAAGGGACTGGAATCGGATTAATGGTGTGCTATCAGATTGTTGAAAGGATGAATGGGAAAATCGATGTAGTAAGCAAAAAAGAGAAAGGCACCACGTTTAGTATATTTATCCCGCTATGGGATGAGGATTATTAA
- a CDS encoding GerAB/ArcD/ProY family transporter has translation MKVDLHPKEGLLFNAFLVMFVIHVTQTGVGIVGLPRVVFLKSGHDGWISVLLAGIATGIVLWLMILMLRQYKNADLYGIQVDVFGNFIGKALGVLYMLYLTSTFFVIVMNYIEIVQAWVFPDMPTWMLSASLIFLTVYAVLGGIRVVVGISFLSFLATIWLIFILAVPLKYSDPTHIFPIWNTSYKNILMGIYKTSFSIIGFEMILFIYPYIKEKKKALLYSEIGNLYTTILFTIITFVAMIFFSEESLKRTIWPVLSMFKIVRLPNLERFEFIAVSFWMLIILPNLCAYLWAASKGFSRLFNIKQKKGIYILAFLSWGGTFFIKARYQMNLTTDYVGIIGFYAAFCYPILLSVIVLIKKWWGRRKHANAQNG, from the coding sequence ATGAAAGTGGATTTACATCCAAAAGAAGGTCTTTTATTTAATGCATTTCTAGTTATGTTTGTTATTCATGTGACCCAGACAGGAGTAGGAATTGTTGGTTTGCCAAGGGTTGTCTTTCTTAAGTCTGGTCATGATGGCTGGATTTCGGTTTTATTGGCAGGAATTGCAACCGGTATTGTCTTATGGCTTATGATTCTTATGCTGCGCCAATATAAAAATGCTGATTTATATGGAATTCAGGTGGATGTATTCGGTAATTTCATTGGGAAAGCTTTAGGAGTTCTCTATATGCTTTATCTTACATCTACATTTTTTGTAATAGTAATGAATTATATAGAAATCGTGCAGGCGTGGGTTTTCCCGGATATGCCTACATGGATGCTTTCTGCTAGTCTCATCTTTTTAACTGTCTATGCTGTGTTAGGTGGAATAAGGGTAGTAGTTGGTATTTCATTTTTATCTTTTTTGGCAACAATTTGGCTAATCTTCATACTGGCAGTTCCCTTGAAATACAGCGATCCTACACACATCTTTCCTATTTGGAATACGAGTTATAAAAATATTTTAATGGGGATATATAAAACTTCCTTCTCTATCATAGGATTTGAGATGATTTTGTTTATTTATCCATACATTAAAGAAAAGAAAAAAGCTTTGCTTTACTCTGAAATAGGAAATCTGTATACGACCATTCTTTTTACGATTATTACTTTCGTCGCAATGATTTTTTTTTCAGAGGAAAGCTTAAAGAGGACGATTTGGCCTGTTTTATCAATGTTTAAAATCGTCAGGCTTCCAAACCTCGAACGATTTGAATTTATTGCGGTGTCTTTCTGGATGCTGATTATTCTGCCTAATCTTTGTGCATACCTCTGGGCAGCATCCAAAGGTTTTTCCCGTTTATTTAATATAAAGCAGAAAAAAGGGATTTATATTCTTGCATTTCTTTCATGGGGGGGCACCTTTTTTATTAAAGCTAGATACCAGATGAATTTAACAACGGATTATGTAGGGATAATCGGATTTTATGCAGCCTTTTGCTACCCAATCCTTCTTTCTGTAATCGTTCTGATTAAAAAATGGTGGGGAAGGAGAAAACACGCTAATGCCCAAAACGGCTAA
- a CDS encoding Ger(x)C family spore germination protein, giving the protein MPKTAKKKLILIVLVMDLLLISGCIQQKNLEKLGLITAEGYDLDKGSNIKGTAVIQKFDPMMQNVTRVITEVAKTSKGLRQQENLQTSHKLVSGQLRIVVYSKTLAKKGIIQLVDTLNRDPTIGNMVYLTISDKDASDILTKNNVEKSINLGTYLYNLIKQNVEGEQLISPTLQEFNHNFYDVGKDPILPILKLSHGDIVISGMGMFKNDRLIDELETNKLFYLKILVDQYKAGSQEMAFNLKKFSKFIIKSAGHRQKELHNKMYITIDNIRSKHKIKLVNKQNLRFNIEVKLQSRILEMTEPLDVGNPAAIKLIEKEMSKAIKKDIEHLLSRLQDKGVDPIGFGNEYKAHLRGKKLTKKMWREKFKDATFNVQVKNEIVRTGVID; this is encoded by the coding sequence ATGCCCAAAACGGCTAAAAAAAAATTGATTCTCATTGTATTGGTAATGGATCTCCTTTTGATATCAGGCTGTATTCAACAAAAGAACCTGGAAAAATTGGGTCTGATTACGGCAGAAGGGTATGATTTAGACAAAGGGTCTAATATTAAAGGGACTGCTGTTATACAAAAATTTGATCCAATGATGCAAAATGTTACGAGGGTTATTACCGAGGTCGCAAAAACAAGCAAGGGATTAAGACAACAGGAAAACCTGCAAACCAGCCATAAGCTCGTATCGGGACAGCTGCGGATTGTTGTTTATAGTAAAACACTCGCTAAAAAGGGAATTATTCAGCTAGTTGATACATTGAACCGGGATCCGACGATTGGAAACATGGTTTATTTAACTATTAGTGATAAAGATGCTTCTGATATACTAACTAAAAATAATGTTGAAAAATCAATCAATCTGGGAACGTACTTATACAATTTAATTAAACAAAATGTAGAGGGAGAACAGCTAATTTCCCCTACTCTGCAAGAGTTTAACCATAATTTTTACGATGTTGGAAAGGATCCGATCCTGCCAATTTTAAAGCTCAGTCATGGCGATATTGTAATTTCAGGAATGGGCATGTTTAAAAATGATCGATTAATCGATGAATTAGAGACGAATAAATTATTTTATTTAAAGATATTAGTTGATCAATATAAAGCGGGTTCCCAGGAAATGGCGTTTAACTTAAAAAAGTTTTCAAAATTTATTATTAAAAGTGCGGGACACCGTCAAAAAGAATTACACAATAAAATGTATATTACGATTGATAATATACGCAGTAAGCATAAAATTAAGCTTGTAAATAAACAAAACCTTCGTTTTAATATTGAAGTGAAATTACAGTCGAGGATATTAGAGATGACCGAACCGCTGGACGTAGGCAATCCAGCTGCAATAAAGCTAATTGAAAAAGAAATGAGCAAGGCTATTAAAAAAGATATTGAGCACCTTTTATCCCGTCTTCAGGATAAAGGTGTTGACCCGATCGGCTTTGGAAATGAATATAAGGCGCATTTGAGAGGAAAAAAATTAACCAAGAAAATGTGGCGAGAGAAATTTAAAGATGCAACTTTTAATGTACAGGTTAAAAATGAAATTGTCCGGACAGGAGTGATAGATTAA
- a CDS encoding SCO family protein, producing the protein MKVRIIGFVFMLCTMVVLSGCGQKEIKNAQNWPVKDFAYTNQEGKPFGSKNLKGKVWVADFVFTSCADVCPPMTSNMAALQKKVKEKGIKNIEFISFSVDPTVDSPAALKKYAAQFGANFKNWNLLTGYSQDEIENKAMKDFKTIVKKPQEGNQVIHGTDFYLIDQEGTIKKYYSGLQEVPYDEILNDMEALQ; encoded by the coding sequence ATGAAAGTTCGGATTATAGGATTTGTATTTATGCTTTGTACTATGGTGGTCCTATCTGGGTGCGGGCAAAAGGAAATTAAAAATGCCCAGAACTGGCCGGTTAAGGATTTCGCTTACACAAATCAGGAAGGAAAACCATTCGGCTCTAAAAATTTGAAGGGCAAAGTATGGGTTGCGGATTTTGTTTTTACCAGCTGTGCGGATGTATGTCCTCCAATGACATCCAATATGGCTGCTCTTCAAAAAAAGGTGAAGGAAAAAGGAATCAAAAATATTGAATTTATTTCCTTCAGCGTTGATCCCACGGTAGATTCTCCTGCAGCACTAAAAAAATATGCTGCCCAATTCGGCGCCAATTTCAAAAATTGGAATTTACTAACTGGTTACTCCCAGGATGAGATTGAGAATAAAGCAATGAAGGATTTTAAAACAATTGTGAAGAAGCCTCAAGAGGGCAATCAGGTTATCCATGGTACGGATTTTTATTTAATCGACCAGGAGGGTACGATTAAGAAGTATTATTCCGGGTTACAGGAAGTTCCTTATGATGAAATCCTCAATGACATGGAAGCATTACAATAG